TGAACCTTTTGTCAGAATGGCTGTGTAATTGGGGTTTAAATTTGTTAAAAAAAAACTTTAAAAAAAATTTGTTTTTAACTTAGAATACTCAATCTGACCGTCAGATAGTTATGTTCTTAATAGAACAACGATTTAAAATAATATTTTTTTAATATTGCCGAAAAAAATCCAATGCAGGAGCATTACATTCCATACTCAAAAATTGCATCTGAACTGCCTCTTTCCAGGGAAGAAATAGTACTTGTTGCATCGGATATTTCAAGGCTGGCTTTTGTCAGCATGAAGCAGGAAAAATATTTTTTTCCTGATGTTTTTATTGACTGTTTGAAGGAAAAAGTATGTACAGGCACTTTGCTTATCCCTGCATTTACCGACAAGCCTGAGACCGACAAAGTGTTTGATATCAGGAAGGCCAAACCTCTTACGGGAGCATTATCTGAAAGCGTTTTTAAAAGAAATGACTTTAAACGGACTTCCGACCCCTTTCATTCTTTTTTTGTGTGGGGCAAACATCAGGAAGATATTATTAAAATCAGGAATAAAAGTACTTTCGGCGAGGGTTCCGTTTTTGCTTTCCTGCACAGTAACAACGCCAAAATGTTGATGATTGATGTGGATATGCAGCACAGTTTTACGTTTGCACATTATGTTGAGGAATGTGAGCAGGTTTTCTACCGTCATTATAAAAAGTATAATATCCGGTGCTTGCAGGAAAATGGCGGAATTAGAGAAGAAGAGTTTTTATTTTTTGAGAAAAAAGCAGGAGTGTCAAACACCCTGAATAATCTGGAACAGCATTTTATTGAAGGGAAAATCACACAAACTTTTTTAATAAACTCGATACCTTTCCTTTTGACAGACCTGGGAAAGGCATTCGACTATATTCAAATGGAAATAAAAAATAATAAAGCCCGAAACCTCTATTATTTCAGCCCAAAAGATTTTATAAAACAAAAAATAAAATCCATAGTTTTGAAATAAAGGATTCTACAAACATGATTTGCATTTATACATATCAGCACACACCAAGAATTACTTACATTATGGATTTATTGTTCAGGGAAGTGCTGAATGTAGAATACATAACCACCAATGATATAAATGAGTTTGAGAAATTTCAGAGTGCCAAAATAAATTATTCACACAAAAGAATCGGGAACGAACTTCTAATTGAGCCCGTCGGTCTGCTTGCGGAAAATGGTATTGAACCACAAAATATAGAGGTTTCCGATTGGAATGATACTAAAATTTTTTTTAAAACTTCAGGCAAAGCGGACCTTCCCTTCGATGTATTTTCTGCTTCATTTTATCTGGTGTCGCGTTATGAAGAATACCTTCCTTTTGAACCGGATAAGCACAAACGCTTCAGGGCTGAAAGCAGCCTGGCTTATAAAAATCAATTTCTTGAGCAACCCGTAATAAATATCTGGGCTGAGTACCTGAAGCAGCTGATTTCTGAAAAATATCCGGGATATGTTATTTCTGGCAGGCCATACAAATACATTTCAACATTTGATATCGACAATGTATTTTCCTATAAAGGTAAAGGCTTTTTCAGAAGTGCAGGCGGCATGCTGAAGGCTTTAGCCGGCGGTGATTTTCAGGCAATAAGAAAGCGTATTAAAGTGTTATCAGGGCGGGAGTCCGACCCATTTGACCACTATGTGTTACATCGCAGAATTATTGAAAAAAAAGGTATTCCAGTAATTTATTTTTTATTGTTTTCAAAAAAAACACATTTTGATGGAGGTGTTTCTCCCAAAAGCCGGGCATACAAAAATCTTATAAATACCTTAAAAGAATATGCCGATATCGGGTTACACCCTTCATATTATTCGTTTGAAGACCAGGAGTTATTGTGTAAACAAATTAATGATTTAGGTGCAGTTATAAATTCTCCCGTAAACAAAAGCCGTCAGCACTTTCTCAGGCTTGCATTTCCCGATACGTATCAGCATCTTTTACAAGCGGGTATTAAAGAAGATTATTCTATGGGATATGCATCGCATTTGGGTTTCAGAGCCGGCATTTGTACGCCCTTTTATTTTTATGATTTAAAAAGTGAAACTCCAACATTTCTGAAAATCTATCCGTTCTGCATTATGGATTCGGTGATGTTTGACTACATGAAAATAAAAGCAGAACAAGCCCTTCCATATATAAACAAAATAATTGATGAGGTTAAAAATGTGAATGGCACTTTGATAACAATCTGGCATGACAGGACATTCAGCGATACTGGAATATTTCAGGGGTGGAAAAATGTTTTTGCAGAAACAGTCAAAATGGCTTGCAATAAATGAAATGGGGATAACGGTCGAGGCTAAAAGCTGGCGGGCATTTCGGAGCACTTCACTGTCAACCTGCGATGAAGTTTATTAGTTGCAAAGCCCTTCAAATTAGCACTTTCTGCCCGCTTGATTTTAGCCTTTGTTGGCGGTATGTGGCTCTTATTTCTACTATGAAAGTCGCTTAATTTCATTAGCAATTTCATCAATTACTTCTTTGTTGTATATTTCTTTTCGTTCACCATTTTTTACTGAATAAATATAAAATACTTTGCCACCAAACCCTTCTGTGAACTGTTTGTGTGTTTCCTCTTGAATATTTTTCTCCTTAAAAATTTCCGGAATTTGTGCTCCACTTCCGAATGAAACTGGCTTGATTTGAAGTCCAATAAATTTGTCGCCTACCTTGATGAAAAAATCAACATTAAACAATCTATCCCATTCATCTGGTGCAGGCTCTATCTTTACCTTTAATATACCTTGTAATTGCCCATAGATGGTTTGGATTTCGGTTACATATCCATCATAAGTCCTGTCAATCACTAATTGCATCATATAATCAATACAGTCCTGCTCATTTACTTCTACAACTTCTGCTTGAATTACTTCTGTTATTTTTGTGTAGAGCTTCTTACCGAGTTCTGTGATGTGTTCTTTTGATTTTACATTAGTGAAATAATATTCACGCCACTCCTCAAGTGTCTTTGGCGAACATTTTCTTATTGATTCTGATGTTGGTCCAACATTTCTTTTGAAATTGAGTTGGAAACGATTCATCGCTGAGTTTAAAATCCACTCCTTAGCCATATCAAATTGTATTTCCTGGGTTTTGTCTATTCCATTCTGCTTTAAGTGCTTCTACTCTATCCAACATGCTTTTTGAACGACTTACTAAATCCATAATTGTTGAAATAACTTCATCTTTATTTTGAATTATATAATATCCATTAGGAGGATTAAAACCGCTTTCAGTTCCTATTAATTGATTGTGGTCTTTTATCATAGACCGCACAGCAGCTCTAACGTGTTCTTGCGTTCTTCCTGCAATAACAGGCTGTCCTTGTTGAACCATTGCGTTGTAAATTGTGTCTGCATTTTTTGCATTAGGCCTACCTAAAGCATTATGTCGTAAATAAGCAAGAATTGCTAATTGTAATGGATTCATTTTTTATAAAGGTTTAAAAATTTGTCCTTGTATTTGAAATCAACATCGTTGTCAACTTGCACCAAGCCGTTTTTGATTAAATGAGCATTGATAAATGTTTTATTTTCTAAGTATAAATAGCAAAGCAAGTTGTTTTCTTTGTCATGTTTAACATTGTCATATTTCAGAAATACTCTTTTACCCTTGGTTTTATCAATTATAAACGAAGTCGCTTTACCATTTGCATTTGGATCTTCCTTGATACCAATAAGTTTTATAGTTAAGTCATTGCTGAGTTTAATTCGTTCTGGGCTAATGACTTCTTTAACTGTAAAAAGTTCTTCACGTTGGGTTGAACTGTACTTATCTATTTTAGAGCCGAACTGCAACTTCTTTACATCAATTTTTTTGTCTAATGTGTGAGGGTCTTTGAAGATGTAAGGCAATTTTTTGATTTCATTTTCAAAATCAATCTCTTGTTTCTCTTGCGTCAGAAATTCATATGTTGTTCCATTAATATCTTTTTGATTGACTTCTAATTTTTCCTTTATAAATGGGATAAATTCTGCATTGATTTCAAAACCAACAGAATTCCGGTTTAAGTTTTTAGCAGCTAACGCTGTTGTACCACTTCCTAAAAATGGGTCAAGGATAGTTTCACCAACAAATGAAAACATTTTAATCAGTCGGGTTGGTAATTCTTCCGGAAACATAGCGATATGCCCATTTTGTCTTGCCCCTGCAAAATTCCAATGTCCAGCAAAATTAGTGTTCCATTCTTCTGCAGTCATTTTAGAAAGTTCTTTCTGTTCTTTTGTCGGCTTTGGTGCATCACCGAGTTTCTTAAAAACAAGAATAAATTCATAGTCAAGTTTCAAAATACCGTTTCTCGGATATGGATATGAACCCATTTGAACGCCACCGCCAGTTGTGTTTGAAGTCGTAACCTTTTGCCAAATGATAGCTCCCATATAGTCAAATCCAACATTTTCACAAAACTTAATGATTTCTTCACGAATAGGAATAACTTTATAACGACCGTAATAAACTGCTCTTGCAAATTGGTCACCAATATTTACACACAACCTACAACCATTGTGAAGAGTGCGGTAGCACTCTTTCCAAACTAAATTCAAGTTATTGATGTAATTTTCATAACTGTCGTGGAAGCCAATCTGATTATCTGTGCCGTAGTCCTTAAGTTGCCAATATGGTGGAGAAGTAATTGCCAAGTGTACCGAATTGTCAGGCAATTCAGTCATTTGTCTGCTGTCTCCATTTATTATTTTATGATGTGTTTTCATCCCAATTTCAATTTATGCAAAGTTACTCAAATTATTCGACTTTTTTTTATCCGATATTGAATGTTTCTGTGGTCTTTCTGCCATTACCGCCAACGATTGTGTTAGCGTATTATGTTTATTTCTACTTTAGTTTTACGATTGCGTTTATTCCATTTTAACATTTTAAAATACTTGTTATAAATTACATAAATATTATTTATCTTTAAAATCACGCAACATTTTTACCCTTTTAAAATATAAAATTACAAAATTATTTATTTGTTTTTCATTTCATCATACAATTTTCGGTAGGTATAAAATTCAACTTTGTCATGAAATTTTTCCCTGACTTTTTCAATAAATTCTCTGAAAAGCTGAAATGAATAATTACTCATACTCTTGGGGTGGCCAATGGCGCAAAGCATTATTTCATCATAAGCGTGGTATTTATTAATATTATGCTCGAGAATTTTTATGAGGTAGTCCGAAGAGTAAGTATAATTATCAAAGCTTAACATTCTTGATGAAAGCATAAGCCGAAGTTTGTTTTTAAGGCCCGAATAAGGATTTTCGTGAATCTGGGAACCGAAATTATCCGGCGCCCTGCCGGCATATTTCTTCATTTTGAATTTTGTCGGAATCTCAAAAAGTTTCTTAGGTATCCCCGCAATGGGTATTTCCATGATACCCGGATTATCAGTATTGCCAGCATAAATTTCTGTTTCCAGATACCAATTGGGTTGGGAAGGCGTTTTTCTGTAATCTACTTCCGACAATGATGATTTAAAATAATAACCCTTGCAAACAGAACTGTCGAACAAGATGCCGCATTTGAGCAAACTGTTTATGATGTCATCCTTATGAGGAAATAAATTATACCCTCCACCTCTGTATGCAATACACTGATAAGTCTTGTCAACTTTTTTGCAGGAATCGTTCAGGAATGTAACCCCGCTTTTTATAATACTGTCAATGTTGTGTAAAGGATGTGAAGCAAAACCGGCTAAGGTAAAATCACGAGAGGGTAAGTAATTCTGGCCGTTATAATGAGTAGTAAGCCAGTGCGGGTGTATATGAAGCTGAACATCATGCCCTCTTTTCAGGGCTTCGTGTAATTGATTTTGATAAGGTTCAAAAAAATCCTGCCTGTTCCATTCCTGAAATTTAATAGCGCACAAAACATCTGTGAAAAGTGTTACAGGCACATTCATATCTTCTGCGGTAGATAAAACCTTGTTTGTCGGCTCAAATAATGCGGTTTCAAAGGAAGTATGTAAACTTCCGAGTGGAAGCTCGTGGTCAAACGTTAATAATAGTTTACATTTTTTCACCTTTGCGCTTAGTGTTTCATTTAACACCAAAGCAAAAATAATCTTTTGATTGAAATGACAAGTGTTTTATTTTTTATCAGCGTATCCGCCGTATTCGTCATTGAACAATTTAACAGCATCGTTAATATCTTCGAAAACTATTTTATGTTTTGTGCATCCTTTACGGGAGCAAAAATAAATCTTTCCCCCGCCTGTGAGATGAATTCATTAAAACTGTGGCACCTGAGATAAAGATTTTTTCAATTTCAGATTAACAAATTATTATATCTGGCACATCAAATTAATATTTACCCGCCGCTTCAAAATTGCCACATAATTACTTAGTTGTCATTTCAATATTACCTGCCATATATTTTTTATCTTTGAACTTTAACAGTTTTTTTATGGGTTACGGCGACATTATTGCAAAAGAGCTTGGATTAAAAGCAAGGCAGGTTGAAAACACAATTTATCTGTTGACAAACGGGGCAACGATTCCGTTTATAGCACGCTATCGTAAAGAAGTTACCGGCATGCTTGATGAAGTGGAAATTACAACGATACGTGACCGCTTATATCAGCTGACCGAGCTTGATAAAAGGCGTGCTTTTGTCATTGAAACCATCACAGAGCAGGAAAAAATGACGGATGAACTGGAAGTAAAGATAAGTGCTGCTCAAACAATGGCAGAACTTGAAGATTTATACCTTCCCTATAAACCCAAACGAAAAACCCGCGCCAGCATAGCCCGGGAAAAAGGCCTTGAACCATTGGCACATTTGATTTTGTCACAAAAGGATTTTGATGTACAACTTAAGGCTGAAGAATTTATTAATGAAGAGAAAGGGGTTTCTGATGAAGAAGAAGCCATTGCCGGCGCTTGTGACATAATAGCAGAATGGATAAATGAAAACCAACAGGTGCGGCAGGTTGTAAGAAATTTGTTTGTAAAAGAATCTGTAATTTTTTCAGAAGTTGTAAAAGGCAAAGAAATAGAGGGTCGTAACTATGAGACGTATTATGACATGAAAGAGCCTTTTTCCAAAGCGCTGTCACATCGGGTGCTGGCCATGTTCAGGGGCGAAAGCGAAGGCTTCTTAAAGATTACCATTGAGCCGGAAACAGAAAAAGCTATAGCAATTATTCATCGTCAATTTGTTAAGTCAGGGAATCAGGCTTCTTTGCTGGTTGAAAAAACCTTAAGGATTGTTATAAGCGTCTTTTACAGCCTTCGATGGAGACAGAAGTACGCCAGCTGGCAAAAGAAAAAGCTGATAAAGAAGCTATCAGGGTTTTTGCAGAAAACCTCAGGCAGTTGCTGCTTTCACCTCCTCTGGGGCCTAAAAATGTTCTTGCCATTGATCCCGGTTTCAGAACCGGTTGTAAAGTTGTAATTCTCGACAAAAACGGAAAATTGCTTCACAACGAAACTATATATCCTCATCCGCCCCAAAGCGAGTTGAAACAAGCCATAAATAAAATTGAAAATCTTGTGGATGCTTATAAAATTGAAGCAATAGCTATTGGTAATGGCACGGCAGGAAGGGAAACTGAAAATTTTATCCGCAGAATCAAATTTAAAAGAGATGTTGTTGCCATCATTGTAAACGAGAGCGGAGCTTCGGTATATTCTGCTTCAGCTGTGGCGCGTGAAGAGTTTCCCGATTATGATGTTACGGTCAGGGGCAGTGTTTCCATTGGCCGCCGCCTGATGGACCCATTGGCGGAACTGGTGAAAATTGACCCCAAATCCATTGGTGTGGGACAATACCAGCATGATGTTGACCAGAAGTTGTTACAGGAAAGTCTGGGCGATGTTGTGGTGAGCTGTGTAAATTCTGTAGGAGTTGACTTAAATACAGCAAGCCGGGAGTTGCTTACATACGTTTCAGGTGTTGGACCAGTACTCGCAAAAAATATTGTGGAATTCCGCAATAAAAACGGCTCATTCTCATCCCGTGATATGCTAAAAAAAGTTTCCAGGTTTGGTGATAAGGCTTTTGAGCAGGCAGCGGGCTTTTTAAGGGTAAAAAATGAAAACAACCCTATGGATAGCAGCGCTGTGCATCCGGAGAGCTATGGAATAGTTTTTTCTATGGCAGAAAAACTTACTTGCAGTATAGCTGATTTGATAAAAGACGAATCATTAAGAAAGAAAATTAATCCTGCAGATTACATTACAGAAAAAGCCGGTTTACCGACTATCAACGACATCATACAGGAGCTTGCAAAACCTGGCCGTGACCCAAGGCAGAAATTTGATTTCTTTGAGTTTGATAAAAATGTTCATGACATAAAAGACCTGCTCCCGGGGATGGAATTGCCCGGCATAGTAACAAATATCACAGCTTTTGGAGCCTTTGTCGATATCGGGGTGCATCAGGACGGACTTGTTCATATCAGCCAGATGGCAAACCGTTTTATTACAAACCCTAACGAAGTAGTTAAACTCAACCAGAAGGTCAGGGTTAAAGTTGTAAGTGTGGATGTTGACAGGAAAAGAATTCAATTGTCTATGAAGGAAGTAACCCAAAAATAGCATAAAAAAAGGCAGCCATCGGCTGCCTTTTTTTAAGTTTGCTAATAGTGCCTTATTTGGCAACAAGCATTCGTTTAGTTAGTTTTTGTCCTTTATACTCGGCAGAGTAGAAGTAAATCCCTTCGGGTAATTTATTAACATCAAGTTCTATCTGGTTTCTACCCCTGACAGCCTCTATGTCTTTACCTAACATATTACGGCCAAGCAGGTCATGCATTTCAAAACGCACTTTACCTTCCTGAGGTACATAGAACAAAACATAAGTTGTCGCATCCGAAGGATTAGGCGTGTTTTGCAACAATTCAAATGTTTCGTAATCATAAGTTTCAATTCCCGTAATACCTACAGGGTAGATACAGGTTTCATCATTAGCAGTGTTGGCGTCCCCGCTTAACACTGTTTTGGCGCAAAGGTTGTAATTGCCTTGCGGAGAAACATTCACCGTGCTGAAAGT
This portion of the Bacteroidales bacterium genome encodes:
- a CDS encoding polysaccharide deacetylase family protein, giving the protein MICIYTYQHTPRITYIMDLLFREVLNVEYITTNDINEFEKFQSAKINYSHKRIGNELLIEPVGLLAENGIEPQNIEVSDWNDTKIFFKTSGKADLPFDVFSASFYLVSRYEEYLPFEPDKHKRFRAESSLAYKNQFLEQPVINIWAEYLKQLISEKYPGYVISGRPYKYISTFDIDNVFSYKGKGFFRSAGGMLKALAGGDFQAIRKRIKVLSGRESDPFDHYVLHRRIIEKKGIPVIYFLLFSKKTHFDGGVSPKSRAYKNLINTLKEYADIGLHPSYYSFEDQELLCKQINDLGAVINSPVNKSRQHFLRLAFPDTYQHLLQAGIKEDYSMGYASHLGFRAGICTPFYFYDLKSETPTFLKIYPFCIMDSVMFDYMKIKAEQALPYINKIIDEVKNVNGTLITIWHDRTFSDTGIFQGWKNVFAETVKMACNK
- a CDS encoding MjaI family restriction endonuclease, which produces MAKEWILNSAMNRFQLNFKRNVGPTSESIRKCSPKTLEEWREYYFTNVKSKEHITELGKKLYTKITEVIQAEVVEVNEQDCIDYMMQLVIDRTYDGYVTEIQTIYGQLQGILKVKIEPAPDEWDRLFNVDFFIKVGDKFIGLQIKPVSFGSGAQIPEIFKEKNIQEETHKQFTEGFGGKVFYIYSVKNGERKEIYNKEVIDEIANEIKRLS
- a CDS encoding thermonuclease family protein; its protein translation is MKTHHKIINGDSRQMTELPDNSVHLAITSPPYWQLKDYGTDNQIGFHDSYENYINNLNLVWKECYRTLHNGCRLCVNIGDQFARAVYYGRYKVIPIREEIIKFCENVGFDYMGAIIWQKVTTSNTTGGGVQMGSYPYPRNGILKLDYEFILVFKKLGDAPKPTKEQKELSKMTAEEWNTNFAGHWNFAGARQNGHIAMFPEELPTRLIKMFSFVGETILDPFLGSGTTALAAKNLNRNSVGFEINAEFIPFIKEKLEVNQKDINGTTYEFLTQEKQEIDFENEIKKLPYIFKDPHTLDKKIDVKKLQFGSKIDKYSSTQREELFTVKEVISPERIKLSNDLTIKLIGIKEDPNANGKATSFIIDKTKGKRVFLKYDNVKHDKENNLLCYLYLENKTFINAHLIKNGLVQVDNDVDFKYKDKFLNLYKK
- a CDS encoding AAC(3) family N-acetyltransferase — translated: MQEHYIPYSKIASELPLSREEIVLVASDISRLAFVSMKQEKYFFPDVFIDCLKEKVCTGTLLIPAFTDKPETDKVFDIRKAKPLTGALSESVFKRNDFKRTSDPFHSFFVWGKHQEDIIKIRNKSTFGEGSVFAFLHSNNAKMLMIDVDMQHSFTFAHYVEECEQVFYRHYKKYNIRCLQENGGIREEEFLFFEKKAGVSNTLNNLEQHFIEGKITQTFLINSIPFLLTDLGKAFDYIQMEIKNNKARNLYYFSPKDFIKQKIKSIVLK